From a region of the Armatimonas rosea genome:
- a CDS encoding AAA family ATPase — MYIKKLEIENIRSIKKLAWEVEEKNCPGWHVFLGENGTGKTTVVRCFSIMVMDRDTISAMRQDWNRWQSNAFLDSKSSAAILIDDEYDDIRIDKSVNLGKYRSNAKFYNKSNLKSEFKLVYDEDRNISEIQIRIVGDVDVEIENENSRMEYYRHGFVSYKGMFCCAYGPFRRFEGGEVSIEKQSSLFRKNEQYLTAFGEKYSLYESLSWLRELKFKELESGVDSEESKILLKIINFINQNDFLPSDIKIESVSSEGIKLIDKNTNNLNIEDLSDGYRSILSLAIDIVRHINKNFRDQEIFYEDNGMKIISKGVILIDEVDAHLHPTWQKKIGFWFRRAFPNMQFIVTTHSPLVCQAAAMGGSVYKLPAPGSDEEGRMLERVELNKILYGDILDAYDTPAFGLPDTRSELGEDMIEELAQLNRKERKTPLTPEEKERQAELRATFPALANE, encoded by the coding sequence ATGTACATAAAAAAGCTTGAGATCGAAAATATCCGTTCTATAAAAAAACTAGCCTGGGAAGTTGAAGAAAAAAACTGCCCAGGTTGGCATGTTTTTCTTGGGGAAAATGGAACTGGTAAAACTACAGTTGTTAGATGCTTCAGTATTATGGTGATGGATCGTGATACTATTTCAGCAATGCGTCAAGATTGGAATAGATGGCAATCTAATGCTTTTCTGGATTCAAAATCATCAGCTGCTATATTGATAGATGATGAGTATGATGATATACGTATTGATAAATCGGTTAATTTAGGTAAATATAGGAGTAATGCTAAATTTTATAATAAATCAAATTTAAAATCAGAATTTAAATTGGTCTATGATGAAGATAGGAATATAAGCGAAATACAAATACGCATTGTGGGAGATGTTGATGTTGAAATTGAAAATGAAAACTCAAGGATGGAATATTATAGACATGGTTTTGTCTCGTACAAAGGAATGTTTTGTTGCGCTTATGGGCCATTTCGGAGGTTTGAAGGAGGAGAAGTTAGTATAGAAAAGCAAAGTTCTTTATTCCGCAAAAATGAACAGTATCTCACAGCATTTGGCGAGAAGTATTCACTTTATGAAAGCTTATCATGGTTGAGAGAATTAAAATTTAAAGAATTAGAAAGCGGTGTGGATAGTGAAGAGTCAAAAATTTTGTTGAAGATTATTAACTTTATTAACCAGAATGATTTTCTTCCTAGTGATATAAAAATAGAATCTGTGAGTTCTGAGGGTATTAAGCTTATTGATAAAAACACAAACAACCTCAACATTGAAGATTTGTCCGATGGATATAGGTCGATTTTAAGCTTAGCTATAGATATTGTTAGGCATATTAATAAGAATTTTAGAGATCAAGAAATCTTTTATGAAGATAATGGCATGAAAATTATTAGTAAAGGAGTAATTCTAATTGATGAAGTTGATGCTCATCTTCATCCTACTTGGCAAAAGAAAATTGGTTTCTGGTTCCGTCGGGCATTTCCTAATATGCAGTTTATTGTGACAACACATAGTCCTCTTGTTTGTCAGGCGGCGGCGATGGGAGGGAGTGTGTATAAACTTCCTGCTCCTGGCTCCGATGAAGAAGGGCGTATGCTAGAAAGAGTGGAGCTAAATAAGATTCTCTATGGGGATATTCTCGATGCCTACGATACTCCTGCTTTCGGACTGCCAGACACACGCTCAGAGTTAGGCGAAGACATGATCGAGGAACTTGCACAACTCAATCGTAAGGAGCGCAAGACACCATTGACGCCGGAAGAAAAAGAAAGACAGGCAGAGCTTCGGGCAACCTTTCCTGCGCTCGCGAATGAGTAG
- a CDS encoding histone deacetylase family protein, whose product MRAVYSPRFDINFFGLEKLHPFDAKKYSRAWALVPELHKDALTVTEPVSNADLLRVHSEAYLASLRHAHNLARALELPIIGGLPVKLTELAVLNPMRFGVAATILAARTAVAERERVFSLSGGYHHAKPDQGEGFCVFNDIAVAIAVLRAEGLTGEIASIDLDAHMGNGVAHCFLDDRSVWLFDMFNAYRYPYSDAVARMRLDWPIPLQDGTAGPLYLNLLQTNLPEFLETVASMGEIALAIYNAGTDPFENDALGGLRLTEPEMLERDLFVLRTLHDLNLPTIVLPSGGYSDASHRLIARTLLAVAGEATL is encoded by the coding sequence ATGAGAGCTGTCTACTCGCCGCGCTTTGATATCAACTTCTTCGGGCTAGAGAAGCTGCACCCCTTCGATGCGAAGAAATACAGCCGGGCGTGGGCACTGGTGCCCGAGCTCCATAAAGATGCGCTGACCGTGACCGAGCCCGTAAGCAATGCCGACTTGCTACGCGTACACAGCGAGGCGTATCTGGCGAGCTTGCGCCATGCACACAACCTTGCGCGGGCACTGGAGCTGCCGATTATCGGGGGCTTGCCCGTGAAGCTCACCGAGCTGGCGGTGCTCAACCCGATGCGCTTCGGGGTGGCCGCGACGATTCTCGCGGCGCGAACTGCCGTGGCGGAGCGGGAGCGGGTCTTCAGTCTCTCCGGCGGCTACCACCACGCCAAGCCCGACCAAGGCGAGGGCTTCTGTGTCTTCAACGATATCGCGGTCGCTATCGCGGTTCTTCGCGCCGAGGGGCTGACGGGAGAGATCGCCTCTATCGACCTGGACGCCCACATGGGCAATGGGGTCGCGCACTGCTTTCTCGACGACCGCAGTGTCTGGCTCTTTGACATGTTCAACGCCTACCGCTACCCCTACAGCGATGCGGTTGCCCGGATGCGCCTCGACTGGCCCATTCCCCTCCAAGACGGCACGGCGGGGCCACTCTATCTCAACCTGCTCCAGACCAATCTCCCCGAGTTCTTAGAGACGGTCGCCAGCATGGGAGAGATCGCGCTGGCAATCTACAACGCCGGCACCGACCCGTTTGAGAACGACGCACTCGGTGGTCTGCGCCTCACAGAGCCAGAGATGCTGGAGCGCGATCTCTTTGTCCTGCGCACCCTCCACGACCTCAACCTGCCCACCATCGTTCTGCCCAGTGGCGGCTACAGCGATGCCAGCCACCGCCTGATCGCCCGCACTCTTCTCGCCGTAGCAGGAGAAGCCACGCTCTAG
- a CDS encoding VIT domain-containing protein yields MLNTTRFANTRLDGFSVLEIQSEGVTGFVPLRQTTVTGIVAGPLAELTQVQTFAFSKAAFDGAIEALYRFPLPGDAAVLGVTIRFGEVELVAVLQERAAAEAEYQSAKSQGRQAALVTRESPDVFTLHVAGILPDQEVQVTTHFVQLAQAEEGGKWSLRLPLTTAPRYIRNAERRSPHARGNPLFTLRDPGHRFSLELTLKGATSATCSSHHPTLTVNDEGLSLRLESVLPNQDCVILWRAAASESQIGLRVFTHENVFLAQVAPPLTASSAGLPREVIVLVDHSGSMQGTKWRAADQALTRFLSSLTPQDRFALGLFHSTCRWFSPELSLATPKAIGEAIGFLKRHQDTGGTELGEALEQALRIPRTAGTELARHVLIITDAEVTDTGRLLSLVEREARRDQRRRVSVICIDAAPHSHLVHQLTEKGGGSAHFLTSDPEQDDITTALDKILREWDAPLHTGLTLRVGTSTQELGDLPQKRARWVVGELPEATEAPFTLESQGEVLATALPQPGPAAVKALVGVRRLNALDYLLTGHVQSDEIRRTLKALGLPEIYASDASASLRKLLIEESLRTGVICSLTAFSASRKEQGQVVTASVPIANAHPKGWAGASSMGGSLGAMALKSLVDMPVGTADICRSVTPAPKQGFFERLRGEARSRHPHKAGELFGEPDDSGTYDLDEGGALECVAFSGVPNFIQGEALLYDSKAGRSKAVSVGNFLTALQVRYPQGPPYQLDSGLVLLLFVDNPTVPTVRLPLNELLQQGGKRSLGFLQIRGAHVRLVLVDKNGHWASGAPSLEVRLG; encoded by the coding sequence ATGCTGAACACAACACGGTTTGCAAACACGCGGCTGGATGGGTTTTCGGTGCTGGAGATTCAGAGCGAGGGGGTGACAGGGTTTGTCCCCCTCCGCCAAACGACTGTCACCGGGATCGTGGCCGGGCCCCTGGCGGAGCTGACTCAGGTGCAGACCTTCGCGTTTTCCAAAGCGGCGTTTGACGGAGCCATCGAGGCGCTCTACCGCTTTCCCCTTCCCGGCGACGCCGCCGTTTTGGGGGTGACCATTCGCTTTGGCGAGGTCGAGCTGGTGGCCGTGCTCCAGGAGCGTGCCGCCGCGGAGGCAGAGTACCAGAGCGCCAAGAGCCAGGGGCGGCAGGCAGCGCTCGTGACACGCGAGTCGCCGGATGTCTTCACGCTCCACGTCGCTGGAATCCTCCCCGACCAAGAGGTGCAAGTCACGACCCACTTTGTCCAGCTCGCGCAGGCGGAGGAGGGAGGCAAGTGGTCGCTGCGCCTGCCGCTGACGACCGCGCCCCGCTATATCCGAAACGCGGAGCGGCGCTCGCCACACGCCCGGGGCAACCCACTCTTTACCCTGCGCGATCCGGGACACCGTTTTTCTCTCGAGCTGACACTCAAAGGGGCGACAAGTGCCACGTGTAGTAGCCACCATCCGACACTCACCGTGAATGACGAGGGGCTGAGCCTACGTCTGGAGAGCGTCCTCCCCAACCAGGACTGTGTGATTCTCTGGCGCGCCGCCGCGTCGGAGAGCCAGATCGGGCTGCGTGTCTTTACCCACGAGAATGTCTTTCTCGCTCAGGTCGCGCCACCGCTGACGGCATCTTCTGCGGGGCTCCCACGTGAGGTGATTGTCCTGGTGGATCACTCAGGCTCGATGCAGGGAACAAAGTGGCGCGCCGCCGATCAGGCCCTGACCCGCTTTCTCTCGTCCCTGACACCCCAAGACCGCTTTGCACTGGGGCTCTTCCATAGCACCTGCCGCTGGTTCTCCCCCGAGCTCTCTCTCGCCACACCAAAGGCTATCGGTGAGGCAATTGGATTTTTAAAACGGCACCAGGATACCGGAGGAACCGAGCTGGGGGAGGCGCTGGAGCAAGCGCTCCGTATCCCCCGGACTGCTGGCACGGAGCTGGCCCGTCATGTCCTGATCATCACCGATGCGGAGGTGACGGACACGGGACGGCTTCTGAGCTTAGTGGAGCGCGAGGCACGGCGCGACCAGCGGCGGCGTGTGAGCGTGATCTGTATCGATGCCGCTCCCCACAGCCACCTTGTCCACCAGCTCACGGAGAAAGGGGGCGGGAGTGCCCACTTCTTGACCAGCGACCCCGAGCAGGACGACATCACCACCGCACTCGATAAGATCCTGCGGGAGTGGGACGCTCCCTTGCACACCGGGCTGACCCTGAGAGTGGGCACGTCTACCCAGGAGCTGGGCGATCTTCCCCAGAAGCGAGCCCGCTGGGTTGTCGGAGAGCTTCCCGAGGCCACGGAGGCACCCTTTACGCTGGAGAGCCAGGGAGAGGTCCTCGCCACGGCACTTCCTCAGCCTGGCCCTGCAGCCGTGAAGGCGCTGGTGGGAGTACGACGCCTCAACGCCTTGGACTATCTTCTCACAGGCCACGTACAGTCCGACGAGATTCGGCGCACGCTGAAGGCGCTCGGGCTACCCGAAATCTATGCGAGCGACGCTTCTGCCTCTCTCCGTAAGCTCTTGATCGAGGAGTCTCTTCGCACCGGGGTGATCTGCTCCCTGACCGCCTTTTCTGCCAGTCGAAAAGAGCAGGGGCAGGTGGTGACGGCATCGGTTCCCATTGCCAACGCCCACCCAAAGGGCTGGGCAGGTGCCTCGTCTATGGGAGGTAGCTTGGGAGCGATGGCCCTGAAATCGCTTGTGGATATGCCTGTGGGGACCGCGGATATCTGTCGCTCTGTGACACCGGCCCCAAAACAGGGATTCTTTGAGCGGCTACGCGGAGAGGCAAGGTCGAGGCATCCCCACAAGGCAGGCGAGCTCTTCGGGGAGCCCGACGACTCCGGTACCTACGATCTGGATGAAGGAGGCGCACTGGAGTGTGTCGCGTTCTCGGGCGTACCAAACTTTATCCAGGGCGAGGCACTCCTCTACGACAGCAAGGCGGGGCGGTCCAAGGCAGTGAGCGTGGGTAACTTTCTCACCGCGCTCCAGGTGCGCTACCCACAAGGTCCGCCCTACCAGCTCGATAGCGGGCTGGTCCTCCTCCTCTTCGTGGATAATCCCACCGTGCCGACGGTTCGTCTCCCGCTCAACGAGCTGCTACAGCAAGGCGGTAAGCGCTCGCTGGGCTTTCTCCAGATCCGTGGGGCACACGTGCGCTTGGTACTCGTGGACAAGAACGGCCACTGGGCCAGCGGTGCGCCATCGCTGGAGGTGCGGCTCGGGTAG
- a CDS encoding ABC-2 family transporter protein yields the protein MLRVLLALMRASIRSQMQYRTSFVLFSLGNFSAVAVEVLGLWGLFARFGNLPGWSLAQVAVLYGIVHMAFALAEAAGRGFDQFASVVRAGEFDRFLLRPHPTALLLAGQTFELSRVGRLAAGLTGLLWGASHAGVHWDALKVATLLGAILGGALIFYGVLVMQATLCFFTVESLEIVNALTYGGIMAAELPLTIYPRWIRLLFTFVVPIACMNYLPASVIFAHPGVSPWLALLSPVVGVGFLTLALQLWKLGERQYRSTGS from the coding sequence GTGCTGAGGGTCCTACTTGCGCTCATGCGGGCCTCGATCCGCTCGCAGATGCAGTACCGCACGAGCTTTGTCCTCTTCTCTCTGGGGAACTTCTCCGCAGTGGCGGTCGAGGTGCTAGGGCTCTGGGGGCTCTTTGCGCGCTTTGGCAACCTCCCCGGCTGGAGCCTGGCGCAGGTGGCGGTTCTCTACGGCATAGTGCACATGGCCTTCGCCCTCGCCGAGGCCGCCGGGCGCGGCTTCGACCAGTTCGCCAGCGTGGTGCGCGCCGGGGAGTTCGACCGCTTTCTGCTCCGTCCCCACCCCACTGCCTTGCTCTTGGCCGGCCAGACCTTCGAGCTCTCCCGTGTCGGGCGGCTGGCGGCGGGGCTGACGGGCCTGCTCTGGGGGGCGTCCCACGCGGGCGTGCACTGGGACGCGCTAAAAGTCGCGACGCTCCTTGGTGCCATCCTGGGCGGTGCGCTGATCTTCTACGGGGTCCTGGTGATGCAGGCGACCCTCTGCTTCTTCACGGTGGAGTCGCTGGAGATTGTCAATGCGCTCACCTACGGCGGGATCATGGCCGCGGAGCTTCCGCTCACGATCTACCCCCGCTGGATTCGCCTGCTCTTCACCTTTGTGGTGCCCATCGCCTGCATGAACTACCTCCCCGCATCGGTGATCTTTGCCCACCCCGGCGTCTCCCCTTGGCTCGCCCTCCTCAGCCCCGTGGTCGGGGTTGGCTTCCTCACCCTCGCCCTCCAGCTCTGGAAGCTCGGCGAGCGCCAGTACCGCTCCACCGGAAGCTAG
- a CDS encoding GuaB3 family IMP dehydrogenase-related protein translates to MEIVLGGRRKARRAYGFDEVALAPGPLVIDARDVDVSWELAGRRIEVPILASALDGAVNPALAIEFSKQGGIAVLNLDGIQTRYENAEEILQSIADHEPDGVIAYIQSLYNAAPVRADLIAKRVQEIKAAGGIAAVAAAPHSAQKAAEAAIPAGADFFFIQSTVGSVHFESSVVPEFPVAEFCKNCPIPVIVGNTVGYQATMDLMEAGAAAILVGVGPGHICTSRKVLGIGVPQITATADCAAARDDYFEKTGRYVPIITDGGIRNGGDISKAIAAGADAVMLGSTIAAAQEAPAPGYSWGMATMSADLPRGTRIKVGVSGPLKEILHGPAHKDDGTMNLVGALRLSMGSLGAHNIKEMQQVEMFVAPSLPSEGKSLQRAQGVG, encoded by the coding sequence TTGGAGATTGTTCTTGGCGGTCGTCGGAAGGCGCGACGCGCATACGGGTTCGACGAGGTGGCACTGGCACCAGGGCCGCTGGTGATTGATGCACGCGACGTGGATGTTTCCTGGGAGCTGGCAGGCCGCCGGATCGAGGTGCCTATCCTGGCATCGGCGCTGGATGGCGCGGTCAACCCGGCGCTGGCGATTGAGTTCAGCAAGCAGGGCGGGATCGCCGTGCTCAACCTCGATGGCATCCAGACCCGCTACGAGAACGCCGAGGAGATCCTCCAGAGTATCGCCGACCACGAGCCCGACGGTGTGATCGCCTACATCCAGAGCCTCTACAACGCCGCTCCGGTGCGCGCCGATCTTATCGCAAAGCGTGTCCAGGAGATCAAGGCCGCCGGAGGGATCGCCGCCGTGGCCGCCGCGCCGCACTCCGCACAGAAAGCCGCCGAGGCCGCCATCCCCGCCGGTGCGGACTTCTTCTTCATCCAGAGCACGGTCGGAAGTGTCCACTTTGAGTCGTCGGTGGTGCCCGAGTTCCCTGTCGCCGAGTTCTGCAAGAACTGCCCGATCCCGGTGATTGTCGGCAACACGGTGGGCTACCAGGCGACCATGGACCTGATGGAGGCCGGTGCCGCCGCGATCCTGGTGGGAGTTGGCCCCGGTCATATCTGCACCAGCCGCAAGGTGCTCGGGATCGGGGTGCCCCAGATCACCGCCACGGCCGACTGCGCCGCCGCCCGCGACGACTACTTCGAGAAGACGGGCCGCTATGTCCCGATCATCACCGACGGTGGCATTCGCAACGGGGGGGATATCTCCAAGGCAATCGCCGCGGGGGCTGATGCTGTGATGCTGGGCTCGACCATCGCCGCCGCGCAAGAGGCTCCGGCTCCCGGCTACTCCTGGGGTATGGCCACCATGAGCGCCGACCTGCCGCGTGGCACGCGCATCAAGGTCGGGGTCTCCGGGCCGCTCAAAGAGATCCTGCACGGACCGGCACACAAAGACGATGGCACGATGAACCTGGTGGGAGCGCTCCGGCTCTCGATGGGCTCGCTCGGAGCGCACAATATCAAGGAGATGCAGCAGGTCGAGATGTTTGTCGCGCCCAGCCTCCCCAGCGAGGGCAAGTCCCTCCAGCGCGCCCAAGGCGTCGGGTAG
- a CDS encoding Uma2 family endonuclease, translating into MCDLGAQDDFFLFCQANKGWHIERTPQGRVIIQPPKGCLSSCHCLELIAQLHPWTQCNATGRSVSHTGFDLPNGAMRSPDVAWISKSRLAALTTEQKKKFLPLAPDFAAELRSETDSLSLLQDKMAEYIACGVRLALLIDPTTHRVHVYRPNTEPQVLENPTTVDCSPELPGFILDTQPLFANEL; encoded by the coding sequence ATGTGTGACCTTGGAGCCCAAGACGATTTTTTCCTCTTCTGCCAAGCCAATAAAGGCTGGCATATTGAGCGTACCCCCCAAGGCAGAGTCATCATCCAACCGCCAAAAGGATGCCTATCCAGCTGTCACTGTTTGGAGCTTATTGCTCAGCTACATCCTTGGACTCAGTGCAACGCGACGGGACGAAGCGTTTCTCATACAGGCTTTGACCTCCCCAATGGTGCCATGCGCTCGCCTGACGTAGCATGGATAAGTAAGTCCCGTCTCGCGGCGCTCACTACAGAGCAGAAGAAGAAATTTCTCCCCCTCGCCCCGGACTTTGCCGCCGAGCTACGCTCTGAGACGGATAGCCTAAGCCTACTGCAAGACAAAATGGCCGAGTACATCGCCTGCGGTGTCCGCCTCGCCCTTCTGATCGACCCCACCACCCACAGAGTTCACGTCTACCGCCCCAACACCGAGCCGCAAGTTCTCGAAAACCCCACCACCGTAGACTGCTCTCCCGAGCTCCCCGGCTTTATTCTCGACACCCAACCTCTCTTCGCCAACGAGCTTTAA
- a CDS encoding tetratricopeptide repeat protein codes for MKRKTPQPDPAELGQNFFYGIGGRKSYRKAFPLLLQAAELGHVHCQNVVGFCYDSGFGVEKDRVKALFWYEKAAAGDHQVALFNLARCYEEGKVVARDLEKALALYKKAGALGDVPAVCNMGVMHWLGQGTEVDLEKAARCMRYAAQRGDAKAQYNLGVLYDEGLGVAKNRRWAAHWMRKAAAQGHRRAQEYVDTL; via the coding sequence ATGAAACGGAAAACCCCTCAACCCGATCCCGCAGAGCTAGGGCAAAACTTCTTCTATGGTATCGGGGGGCGGAAGAGCTACCGCAAGGCGTTTCCTCTTCTTCTGCAAGCGGCGGAGCTGGGGCATGTCCACTGCCAGAATGTGGTCGGATTTTGCTACGATAGTGGCTTCGGTGTGGAAAAAGATCGAGTCAAAGCCCTCTTCTGGTACGAGAAAGCCGCCGCAGGCGATCATCAGGTGGCTCTCTTCAATCTAGCACGGTGCTATGAGGAGGGAAAAGTGGTTGCACGAGACCTAGAAAAAGCACTGGCGCTCTACAAAAAAGCGGGCGCACTTGGCGATGTGCCTGCTGTCTGTAACATGGGGGTGATGCACTGGCTTGGGCAAGGCACGGAAGTAGACCTTGAGAAAGCGGCTCGCTGTATGCGCTATGCGGCGCAGAGAGGAGATGCAAAGGCGCAGTACAACTTGGGAGTCCTCTACGACGAAGGACTCGGGGTGGCGAAAAATCGACGCTGGGCGGCGCACTGGATGCGAAAGGCGGCAGCGCAAGGGCATCGAAGGGCGCAAGAGTATGTAGACACTTTATAG
- a CDS encoding phosphoglycerate kinase: protein MKKTIADVEVAGKRVLVRVDFNVPQDDSGAITDDRRIEAALPTLKALLDAGAALTVMSHLGRPKGKISAKYSLKPVAERLAALTGVTVNLATASEEDPLGIGTVTPAPGAIALLENTRFTDAEEANDPALSAKLAELADVYVNDAFGAAHRAHASTEGVATVCKAAGKPCVSGLLMQKELDYLGGAVINPARPFVAILGGKKVADKIPVIENLLPQVDTLIIGGGMGYTFVKAAGFEIGKSLLDADSLEFCKTLLGNPKIALPTDCVTVSEFSNDAERITVSVEAIPADREGLDIGPDTAVAFAKIIAGAKTVVWNGPMGVFEFPNFAAGTKAIAEALAAATANGATTIVGGGDSAAAVELLGYADKMSHISTGGGASLEFLEGKKLPGVEALDDK, encoded by the coding sequence ATGAAGAAGACAATTGCCGATGTTGAGGTCGCGGGCAAGCGGGTGCTGGTTCGCGTCGATTTTAATGTCCCCCAGGACGACTCCGGGGCCATTACCGATGATAGACGGATCGAGGCGGCGCTGCCGACCCTCAAGGCGCTCCTAGACGCGGGCGCGGCGCTGACCGTGATGAGCCACTTGGGACGCCCCAAGGGCAAGATCAGCGCCAAGTACAGCCTCAAGCCGGTCGCAGAGCGGCTGGCGGCGCTGACCGGCGTGACCGTGAACCTGGCGACCGCCTCGGAAGAGGACCCGCTGGGGATCGGGACCGTCACCCCGGCACCGGGCGCGATCGCCCTGCTGGAGAACACGCGCTTCACCGATGCCGAGGAGGCCAACGACCCCGCGCTCAGCGCCAAGCTAGCCGAGCTAGCCGATGTCTACGTGAACGATGCCTTTGGTGCCGCGCACCGTGCCCACGCCTCCACCGAGGGGGTCGCGACGGTCTGCAAGGCGGCGGGCAAGCCCTGTGTTAGTGGCCTGCTGATGCAAAAAGAGCTGGACTACCTGGGCGGCGCGGTGATCAACCCGGCGCGGCCGTTTGTGGCGATCCTCGGTGGCAAGAAGGTCGCGGATAAGATTCCGGTGATCGAGAACCTGCTTCCCCAAGTGGACACGCTGATTATCGGCGGCGGGATGGGCTACACGTTTGTGAAGGCGGCGGGCTTTGAGATCGGCAAGTCGCTGCTGGACGCGGACTCGCTGGAGTTCTGCAAGACGCTTCTGGGCAACCCGAAGATCGCGCTCCCCACGGACTGTGTGACGGTCTCCGAGTTCTCCAACGATGCCGAGCGCATCACCGTGAGTGTCGAGGCGATCCCCGCCGACCGCGAGGGGCTCGATATCGGCCCCGATACCGCTGTGGCCTTCGCCAAGATCATCGCCGGTGCCAAGACCGTGGTCTGGAACGGCCCGATGGGGGTCTTTGAGTTCCCCAACTTCGCGGCGGGCACCAAGGCAATCGCGGAGGCACTGGCAGCGGCAACCGCCAACGGCGCAACGACCATCGTCGGGGGCGGCGACTCCGCGGCGGCGGTCGAGCTCCTGGGCTATGCCGACAAGATGAGCCACATCTCCACCGGCGGCGGCGCGAGCCTGGAGTTCCTGGAGGGCAAGAAGCTCCCCGGCGTCGAGGCGCTTGACGACAAATAG
- a CDS encoding protein tyrosine phosphatase → MRSLTAERLYQKTPGIQVRSAGTERSARVKVTAGDIGWADRIYAFEKSHLRELKERFGEALAGKEVLVLHLSNPGGKYTLLDERLAAKIKEAVGELAC, encoded by the coding sequence GTGCGCAGTCTCACAGCCGAGAGGCTCTACCAGAAGACACCCGGTATCCAGGTGCGCTCTGCAGGGACGGAGCGCTCGGCGCGGGTAAAGGTGACCGCCGGGGATATCGGCTGGGCAGACCGCATCTACGCCTTTGAGAAGAGCCACCTCCGGGAGCTCAAGGAGCGCTTCGGCGAGGCACTCGCGGGCAAAGAGGTGCTCGTGCTCCATCTCTCCAACCCCGGCGGGAAGTACACGCTCCTCGATGAGCGCCTCGCCGCCAAGATCAAAGAGGCCGTGGGAGAGCTGGCGTGCTGA
- a CDS encoding aldo/keto reductase, with product MSNQMKYGSIAGIAKPVSRLVQGIIQVNRNDEAIGFAQLDSAFAAGINCVDTAYIYGTDAFLGKWVRERGIRDDVVILAKGAHDSIRKKVTPFDIQHDLHETLAKMQLDYVDLYVLHRDDENVEVGPIVDVLNLLVKQGKIGAFGGSNWSTARLQAANDYAEQTGQIPFTSSSPNFSLADPIRVPWGGCLTISGDQYEAERAWYKANQMPIFSWSSMAGGFWSGRFNREGVETYTEGQAKLVRDCYCSDANFTRLDRVKELADAKGLTIPQIALAYIFNYPMNVFALVGAQNQEEVDTNVAALNTDLTEQELLYLDLKADSPA from the coding sequence ATGAGCAATCAGATGAAATACGGCTCGATCGCGGGGATTGCAAAACCCGTCTCGCGCTTGGTGCAGGGCATCATTCAGGTCAACCGCAACGACGAAGCCATTGGCTTTGCGCAGCTCGACTCCGCGTTTGCGGCGGGCATCAACTGTGTCGATACCGCCTACATCTACGGCACCGATGCCTTCCTGGGCAAGTGGGTGCGCGAGCGGGGCATCCGCGACGATGTGGTGATCCTTGCCAAGGGCGCCCACGATAGCATCCGCAAGAAAGTCACCCCCTTCGATATCCAGCACGATCTCCACGAGACCCTGGCGAAGATGCAGCTCGACTATGTCGATCTCTACGTGCTCCACCGCGACGATGAGAACGTGGAAGTTGGGCCGATTGTCGATGTGCTGAACCTTCTGGTCAAGCAGGGCAAGATCGGGGCGTTTGGCGGGAGCAACTGGAGCACCGCGCGCCTACAAGCCGCCAACGACTACGCCGAGCAGACCGGCCAGATTCCGTTCACGTCGTCGTCGCCCAACTTCTCGCTTGCGGACCCGATCCGCGTCCCGTGGGGCGGCTGTCTGACGATCTCCGGGGACCAGTACGAGGCGGAGCGTGCGTGGTACAAGGCCAACCAGATGCCGATCTTCTCCTGGTCGAGCATGGCGGGCGGCTTCTGGTCCGGGCGCTTCAACCGCGAGGGTGTCGAGACCTACACCGAGGGCCAGGCCAAGCTGGTACGGGACTGCTACTGCTCCGATGCCAACTTCACGCGCCTCGACCGTGTCAAAGAGCTCGCCGATGCCAAGGGCCTCACCATCCCGCAGATCGCGCTGGCCTACATCTTCAACTACCCGATGAATGTCTTCGCGCTGGTCGGGGCTCAGAACCAGGAAGAGGTGGACACCAATGTCGCCGCGCTCAACACCGACCTCACGGAGCAGGAGCTTCTCTACCTTGATCTGAAGGCGGATAGTCCGGCTTAG